The sequence GCCTTCGGCATCAATGGGGGACAACAGGGCGCTCAGGTGGGACGCATCTGCTGCCGCCGTTGGGCGCGGTGCCGATGCGCGGGTTTCCCTTGGAGGCTCGATGCCGCGTTGATGGAGTTTGAACAGAGAGCGACGAATCTCACGGCGCAGCGGCCCCGCCGCCGCCTCCTCCATCTCGGCGAGCATTGCCGCGGCGCCGCCGTCAGCTATGTTGCCGAGGGCGCGCGCAATTGCGGTGGATGGAATATCGGAGTTCCTCCGCAATTCGCGCAGTTTCGCAAGCGCAGTCGGAGCCGGCGCCGCGGGATCAAATCCGGCGGCGGCCAAAGCGGCGGCATCGTCCGGGGCAGACACCCAGCTAGACTATGTGACGTTCCGCTCCCTTGTCCAAGGGAAGAGAAAACCGCGGTCTGGGGCAGATGGGCGACAGTTATCGACCTGGCAAATTCCCTGCCCAAACCTGGCACGCGGCCTCGATGATCTTTAAGACAAACTCGTGCGCTCGGCCGTTGCCTGGTTTGCGCATTCGGCTTGTCGATCCGCTGCACTCTCCTCGACGATCCGGTTTGAGAATTGAACGAACGTTTAGCTAATGTTGGAAGTCGCGCGCAGGCGCAATTCCAACCGGGAGCAAGGGAGTCGGCTGCCATGATGACCGGAGAACAATACAAGAAGAGCTTGAACGACGATCGCGAGACCTTCTTCGAAGGGGAGCGAGTCCGCGACCTGGTGACCCATCCGGTACTCGGGCCTTGCGCTTCGCGGGTGGCCGCGGGTTACGACCGCTGGTTTTCGCCTAAGCCCGACGCGGTCAGCCCGTTGATGGCGATTCCACATTCCGCCGCCGAGCTGAAAGACCGCATTCCGCTGACCCACGAATCCGACATAGTCTCGGCGGTCACCTACCAATCGATCATGACGCTGACCACCGCGGCCACCCGGATAGCCGACGCGCTGCCGCACTACGCGGAACGCATTCGTAGTTATGTCCAAGGCGCACAGCACCGCGACATCCGAATAGTCGAATGCATTACCGACGCGAAAGGCGACCGGAGCCGTCCTCCCGGCAAACAGGACGATCCCGATGCGTATACACACGTGGTCGATCGCCGCAAGGACGGAGTCGTCATCCGGGGCGCGAAGCTCCACATCACGGGCGCATCGCTCAGTCACGAGTTGATGACCATTCCAACCAAGGCGATGAAGCCAGGGGAAGAATCTTACGCGATTGCGTGCGCGGTGCCGGTCAATTCGCCGGGCGTCAAGATCGTCGATACGACTTACGCTCCGCGGCACCCCGACAGCCGGGTATTTCCGATTTCTTCCCACATTCACATGCCGGAAGGGTTTGTGATGTTCGATGATGTCTTCGTGCCTAACGAGCGCATCTTCCTCGATGGTGAGTTCGCGCAGGCGGCGGTGTTCGCACACTCGCTGGGGTTGTGGGAGCGGTTAGGGGGTCTTTCCGCAATGGCGGAAGAGGCGGATCAGCTCGTCGGGTTTGCACAGCTAATCGCGGAGGCGAACGGTCTGGCCAAGGAGAGCCACATCAAGGAGAAAATCTCCGAGATGATAATTCACGCAACCCTGGTGCGTGCCGCGCTGGAAGCCGCCATCGCGAATTGCAGCATTAACCCCGAGGGCGCTTTCCCCGACGAGCTCTACACCAACGCGGGCAAGTACCACGCGGCAGCCAACTACAACGCGATGGTGCGGCATCTCCACGACATTTCTGGGGGATCGGTGCTGACCGCGCCTTCAATTGCCGACTTCGAAAACGAAGTGACCGGCCCGCTGCTGCGAAAATACATGGGCACGATGAACGGGGTCGATGGCGAGTACCGCGCGCGCTTGTTCCATGCGATTCGCGACCTCACGGCCGACGCCTACGGCGGATGGAAAGCCGTGACCAACGTGCAAGCGGGTGGCGGCCTTTACGCGCAACGCATCGTGACGCGTAGATACTACGACCTGAAGGGCGCGAAGGAAAAAGCAATGCACGTCGCGGGCATCAAGGACCAGGTGTCCAGCAATTAGACGCAGGTTGTAGAAGTACGGACGTTCGGATCCTCTCGGGCACGCTTGGTCGGTCGCAAACCTCGACCGACAGGACCCGGTCGGAGGACCTTGAGCGCGGGCTTGGATTCGACTGCCGTGGCGCATATGTCACGCCTCACAATCCACATTCGTCGGCGCTCGCGGCGCGATGGGCCTCGTTCGTCACTGGCGCAGCGGAATGCTCGATTGTGCGGCAAGGCCTGAGCAGTCTTAGTCCCGGCCGATGATGCCGGCGGAGAAGAATCGCGGGCACGCGCCGAGGGAAAAAGTCCGGGTGGCGCGGAGGTTTTAAGTCTTTGTAACGCGCCGCTCGGTCTGGTCGGCGGGCAACTTGCGAGCTCGCGGCGGGCATATTTCCACCGGGAGTCTCTGGTGGAGTAAGTTTCGGTCAATGGCTTAGAATGTGCTGGCACTTGGCGTCGGGTTCCGAGCGGGCTCTCCGTGAAGACCGTGGCGGGTGACTGGGAAAGGACCAAGCGGAATGAAGATCGGCGGATTTTATGAGCATCAGCTTCCACGCCCGTGGACGCGCGATTCGGAACATCAGCTCCTGAAGAACGCGCTCGAGCAGGTCGAGCTTGCCGACCGCAGCGGCTACGACTACGTGTGGGCGACCGAGCATCATTTCCTGGAAGAATATGCGCATTCCTCGGCGCCGGAGATCTTCCTGGCGGCCTGCGCGGCGCGCACCAAGAACGTCAGAGTCGGGCACGGCATCGTGCAGATGCCGCCCTATGTCAATCAACCGGCGCGGGTCGCTGAGCGTATCGCGACCCTCGACCTGATTAGCGACGGTCGATGCGATTTCGGCACCGGGGAAGGGGCTTGCGAGGTCGAGTTGGGCGGGTTCTCCGTACCACAGGAAGAGAAGCGCGCGCTTTGGTTAGAAGGGCTGCAGACGGCCGTGCGGATGTTGGTTGAGGAGCCGTTCACCGGCTTCGAGGGCAAGTATATCAAGGCTCCCAGCCGCAACGTGGTGCCCAAGCCCCTGCAGCAGCCTCACCCTCCGCTGTGGCTGGCATGCTCGCGGCGCGAAACGATTCTGCTCGCGGCCAAGCTCGGCATCGGCGCGTTGACCTTCGCGTTCGTCTCTCCCGACGAATCGCGCCAGTGGGTGCGCGACTACTACTCGACGCTCGAAACCGAATGCGAACCGGTCGGCTACGCGATCAACCCTCAGATTGCAATGGCCTGCCCGTTTCTGTGCGATCGCAACGAGCAGCTGGTGCGCGACATGACGCACGAACACCACGGCTTCTTCATGTACGGACTCGGCCACTACGCATTCTTCGGGCACCATGAACCGGGCAAGACCAATCTCTGGGAGAGTTACAAGAATCAGCCGGTCAAAGTGAAAATCGACGACCCCCTGGCCTCAGCGTCGAACGTGCAAAACTGTGTCGGCACACCCGAGCAGATTCGGGCAACGCTGCGTGGTTTCGAAGAATCCGGGGTGGACCAGGTTCTGTTTCTTTCGCAAGCTGGCAAGATTCCGCACGAGTTGCTCATGTCCTCGATAGACCTGTTCGGCCGCGAAGTTCTGCCCGCGATCAAAGAACGCGACCATCAGCGCGCAAAAGAAAAAGCTGCATTGGTGGAACGGCTCAGCGAGAAAGCGATGAAACGCAAAACCAAGCCCACGCCACCGCAGGCGCCGACGGTGATCCGGGCGGCCGGACATCACTGATTTCGGGGAGGATCGACAAATGATGCGGCGTGGGACTCGATTCGGCTCGCTCGAGAACTACGAAAAGGGTGGGGTGCAGGTCATCAGTGACGATCCGCGCAACTACGTCTTTTCGAATATCTTCGAAGTCGCTTCCAGGGCGCAACCCTACGAAAAGGTCGCGGTAGGCAAGAATCTCAAGTACGTGCTCGAAGCGGTTCGCGCGGAAGGACCCTCGCCGTGGTATTCGGCCTCGCACGATGAGGCAGCCATCGTAATGGATGGGGAAGTCGAAATTCGTCTGGTGAAGCTTAAGCAAAAGCTCGTCGCTGAGGATCATGAGGGCACCACCATGCTGGAGGGGAATCCGCAGGGAGCAAAGATGGGCTACATCGTGGCCCGTCGCGGTCATATGGCCCTGCTTCCCAAGGGGGCCGCCTACCAGTTTCATGCCGCCAAGCCGGCGGTCATTCTACTTCAGACCATCCAGGGCGATCTGACGGTCGAGAAGTGGAAAGAGATCTGCGAGAAGTGACCACAGGGCAAGAGGTCGCAATGATGGCGGAAGAGCAAACCACTAACGAGTATGGCTACCGTTCCTTCGCGGTCGGCGGATTCAAGTTCGCGCGCGACGAATACTTCGCGCACGTCGCCTGGCCGGGCGGCACCCATACGATGTCGGTGGATGCGTTCCTGCGTGCGCTGATGCGCGATATCTCTTGGAGCTTCTTCTACGGGGTCGTCAACTTCGACCAAGTGTTCGGCACTACCAATCACTATGGCAACGTCGACGTATTCGCCGGCCTCTACAACGCCGGCTATCGCGCGCAAAACAAGCAGCATTGCGAAAATTTTAAGACCGAGGAAGTCCGCGCGGTGTTCGAAGCGATGCTCGACGACTGGACCAACGAGGGCTTCGATCCGTTCGCAGCACCCGAAGAGACCGGCACCCCGTTCGGGCCCAAACGCGGCAATAATCGCGCGGCGATCAATCGTAAGCGGCTGGTTGCAAACCGAATGACCGGAATGAAAGCCGACATTCCGCTCCGTAGCGACGCGGCCGGCAACGTTGTGAATCGGCAGTTTGCCGACGTGCCCCAGGACCAGCCCGAGGTTCACGCGGAGGCCGGCTTCGAGGATGAAGTTCACGCCTTCAACTTTTTTGCCTACGTGTCGCGTTCGGACGTTACCTGGAACCCGTCGGTATGTTCCGCGGTGAAAGACAGCCAGGTGTGCGCGACCACCGAAGAATTTATCCTACCAATCATTCACGGAAACGATCGGGTCGAATGGTTCGTTCAGCTCAGCGACGAAATTCACTGGGATATTCAGGATCGCGACACCGGTGCGCCGCGCGCCCGCGTGGTGATGAAGGCCGGCGACGTGGCCGCGATGCCGGCCGACATCCGACATCAGGGGTATTCGCCGAAGCGTTCGATGCTGCTGGTGTGGGAGAACAACGACGCCACTCTGCCGGAGCTATACGCAAATAAGAAGCTGAAACCCAACCCGGTGGATTTCTAGTCGCGCACAACACGCGAGCCGGCTGGAGCAGAAATTCCTGGCAAGCCCTCATGCATCTCGAGACCAAGTTATTTATCGATGGCGAGTTCGTCGCTGCTGCCGACGGCGCCACCATCGCAGTCCTGAATCCTCACGACAATTCCCGGCTAGCCGAAGTCGCTGAGGCGCGCCCCGCTGATGTCGACCAGGCGGTCGCGGCCGCATGGAAAGCGTTTCCCGCGTGGCGCGCAACCGCCGCAGCTGAGCGCGGACGCTTGCTGCTCAAGCTGGCCGAGGCAATCGAAGCCCACGCCGACGAGCTGGCGAGAATCGAATCACTTGATACGGGTCATCCAATCCGAGACACGCGGGGACTGGATGTTCCGCGCACCGCCGCCACCTTCCGCTACTTCGGCGGCATGGCCGACAAGCTTCAAGGCAGCGTTGTACCAGTGGAGCAAGGCCTCCTGAACTATGTGGTGCGGGAGCCACTCGGGGTGATCGGACAGATCGTGCCGTGGAATTTTCCGGTGATGTCCACAAGCTGGAAGATGGGTCCCGCGCTGGCGGCGGGCAATTGTGTCGTTCTGAAACCTGCTGAACTCACTCCGCTGAGTTCTCTGAAGGTTGCGGAGTTGGTGCGGGAGGTCGGCTTTCCGCCCGGGGTCGTCAATATCATTCCCGATTATGGCGCGGTCGCCGGTCAGTACCTCGCCGAGCATCCGCAGGTGACCAAGGTCGCATTCACCGGCTCGACCGTGACCGGACGTAAAATCGTGCAAGCGTCATCGGGTAACCTAAAACGTATTCAGCTCGAGCTTGGCGGCAAGGGCGCCAATATCGTGTTCGAAGACGCCGACCTGAAGGCCGCGATCGGCGGCAGCGCGTTTGCCATCTTCCACAACCAGGGTCAGGCGTGCATCGCCGGATCGCGGCTGCTCTTACACAAACCGATCGCCGAGCCGTTTCTGGAGGGGTTTCTGCGACTAGCAGCCTCGATAAGGCTCGGCGATCCGCTCGATCCCGCGACCGAAATGGGCCCGCTGACCTCGATGACGCATCGCGAACGCGTACTCAACTATTGCGAGGTCGCGAAGCAAGAAGGTGGCGAGATTCTGATCGGCGGCAAGCCTCCCGCCGACCCCGGGTTGGCTCAAGGATGCTACGTTATGCCGACAGTCGTCCGTGCCCGCCCCTCGGATCGCGTCTGCCAGGAGGAAGTCTTTGGTCCGTTCGTGACAGTGACAACCTTCAAAGATGAGACAGAGGTGGTCGCCATCGCTAACGACGGCGTCTATGGGCTGGGGGGCGGGCTCTGGACGCGAGATCTCCAGCGCGCTCATCGGGTTGCAGACCGACTTTCCACCGGCATGGTCTGGATAAACTGCTATAAGCGGGTGAACCCGGGCTCTCCCTTCGGCGGCGTGCGCAACTCCGGCTACGGACGGGACATGGGATTTGAGGCCGCGCTCGACTACACGGCTCCGAAGTCGGTCTGGGTCAACGTGGATGCCGCGATCCCGCCTTTCTATCGCCGCTGAGGCGCCATGCTGCGCTTTACATATCAGGCACTACCCGCGCGAGTCATTTTCGGTGCTGGCAGCCTGGAGCGCCTGCCCGACGAGATCCAGCTTCTGGGCGCTTCGCGCGCATTGGTGCTCGCCACACCTGAGCAGCGTGATCAGGCGCAAGCCGTCGCCGGTCGAATCGGTGCCCGAGCGGTGGGAGTGTTTGCGCAAGCAACCATGCACGTGCCACTCGCGACGGCCGAGGCCGCGCGCGAAGAAGCTAAACGACTGAGCGCGGATTGCTGTGTAGCGGTGGGTGGAGGTTCCACCACCGGACTCGCAAAAGCCATCGCACTCGTTTCGGCGCTTCCGATTCTTGCGGTGCCGACTACTTATGCGGGTTCCGAAATGACTCCCATCTGGGGATTGACCGAGGCCGGCATCAAGCGGACCGGGCGCGACCCGCGGGTACTCCCCAGGACCGTGATCTACGATCCGCAGCTAACCGTCACGCTGCCGCCCCTGCTGTCTGCCACCAGCGGAATGAACGCGGTCGCGCATTGCGTGGAAGCACTGTATGCGGAAGATGCGAATCCGGTCATCTCACTGATGGCGGAAGAGGGTATTCGAGCGCTCGCAACCAGCCTTCCCGCAGTGGTTAAGAACCCACACGAAATCGAAGGACGCTCGCAAGCTCTGTATGGTGCGTGGCTTGCCGGTGCTTCGCTGGGCGCGGTGGGCATGGCGCTTCATCACAAGCTCTGTCATGTGCTCGGCGGCACCTTCAATCTGCCCCACGCCGAAACCAACACCGTCGTGCTGCCCTACGTGGTGGCATACAATCGGGCTGCCGCACCCAAAGCCATCGCGCGGGTTGCGCGAGCATTGGGTGTCGACGAGGGCGCGGCCGGCCTGTATGCGCTCGCTGCCTCCATGGGCGCGCCCACCAGCCTTGGCCAAATTGGAATGAAAGAAAGCGATCTGGATCGCGCCGCCGACCTCGCGGTGGAAAGTCCCTACTACAATCCGCGACCTGTCACTCGCGAGGGAGTTCGTGGGTTGTTGGAGTATGCATTCTGCGGGCGTCCGCCGACACCGCGTTGACGTGGAGCGTGAGTCATGAAGAGCGGGACCTCTCAGTCAGCTGAAATTCGCGCGCGTCTCAAACATCCGATTATCGACTCCGACGGGCATGTTGCGGAGTTCGAGCCGGCGTTTTTCGATTTCCTGAGGGCTACCGCGGGTGCTGAGATGGTCGAGAAGTTCAAGTCGCTAAGCGACAGTCCCTACTTCTTCCGGTGGTACCGTCTGACCCCCGCGCAGCGTCGCGACCTGCGCGCGCCGAGGATGCAATGGTGGGTACATCCCACCCTCCAGACTCTCGACCGGGCGACCAGTTCGCTACCCAAGCTGCTACATGAGCGCCTCGACGAAATGGGTCTCGATTTTACGATCATCTACCCGAGCATGGGCATGTTCATGCTGCACATGGGCAACGATGAGATGCGTCCCATCCTCTGTCGCGCCTATAACGACATGCACGCGCAGTTGTTCTCGGCATACTCGGATCGAATGACCCCCGCCGCAATCATTCCCATGCATACCCCACGCGAAGCGATTGCCGAGCTGGAACACGCGGTACGGGACTTGAAGCTCAAGGCCATCCTGATGCCCTCCTTCGTCCGTCGCCCGGTTGCCGAAAAATCGGCACGCGGCTTCTGGTCTGACAACCTGTGCATCGACAGCGAGTACGACTACGACCCGGTCTGGGCGAAGTGCCTAGAATTGAAAGTAGCACCGACCTTTCACTCGCCGAGTAGCGGGTTGGGATTTCGTACCTCGGTCTCCAACTTCGTGTACAACCATATCGGCCACTTCGCGGCGTCGGCGGAATCCATCTGCAAGGCGCTGTTCCTGGGAGGGGTGACGCGACGTTTCCCGCAATTGCGCTTCGCATTCATGGAAGGAGGGGTTGCGTGGGCTGCGACGCTGTACGGGGATCTGATCGGGCATTGGCAAAAGCGCAATCTGGAGGCGGTGAGGAACCTGGCGCCCGACAAACTCGACCTTCCGCTGATGCGAAAGTTGTTTCAAGAATACGGCGGCGACTACGGCGAGGCGGCAGTCGCCCGCCTGGGCGAGGACCGGTCGCACTTGCTATGGGGCGGGCCGGAGGATCCGTCCACGCTCGACGAGTTCGCTCGCTGCGGCATCAGCTGCAAGGAAGATATCCGAGACCTATTCGCTACCAAGTTTTTCTTCGGCTGTGAGGGCGACGACAAGCTGACGGCGCTGGCTTTCGACGCGAAGAAAAACCCGATGGGCACCCGGTTGGGCGCTGTTTACAGCTCCGACATCGGACATTTCGACCTGCCTGATATGCGTGACGCAGCCAAAGAAGCCCACGAGTTGGTGGACGAGGGCTTGATTGACCGACGAGACTTCCGCGATTTCGTTTTTGCAAATCCGGTGCACGCGAAGGCGGACGTAAATCCGGATTTCTTTAAGGGAACGATTGTAGAACAAGACGTTGTCCGTTTGCTGGCCGAAAAACCTTCGAAGGGTGGGCCGGAATAACCATGAAAACACCAACCGCAGCTGGAATTACGCGTAATGCGATCGCCCGAATGTCGAAATGCAAGGACCCGCGCCTCAAGCAGATTGTTCGCTCCCTCATGAATCATCTTCACGATTTCGCGCGCGAAGTTAAGCTGACTCCCGAGGAATGGCTGGCCGGCATTGAGTTCCTGACCGCCGTGGGCCACATCACGGATGAAAAGCGCCAGGAGTTTATACTGCTGTCGGATACGCTCGGGCTGAGCGCGGTCGTCGATCTGATGGCCAATCGCAAAGGCGAATCCACTGCGACTGATTCGAGCCTGCTCGGGCCCTTTTTTCGCCAGGGTGCCCCCATGTTTCCGATAGACGGAGATATCTCTCACGGCGCATCTGGCGAGAAGCTGATGGTAGCGGGGCGGGTATTGAACACCGCTGGCGAACCCGTCGCCGGCGCGCTGATCGATACCTGGCAAGCCTCCTCGGACGGAATTTATGACCTGCAGCAAAAGAATTCAGACCAAATGAATTTCCGGGGCCGCTTGCGAACCGGGGCGGATGGGCGGTTTCGCTTTCGCTCGGTTAAGCCCTCGAGCTATCCGGTTCCCTCGGACGGTCCGGTAGGAAAGATGCTGCGGACATTGGCGCGTCATCCCTATCGCCCGGCCCATGTCCACTTCAAGATCGCGGCGCCCGGCTACCGGACCCTGACCACCGCCTTATATGTCGCGGGAGACCGCTACCTGGACTCCGATGTCGTTTTCGGCGCGAAGAAGTCGCTCGTGGTCAGCTACCGCGGTTCGGGAAGGAACGGGGCCGCGTCGACCATCGAATTCGACTTCGTCCTCGATTCCAAAGAATCGACAAAGAAAGGAAGACGCGGGCAGCTTGCGGCGTCAATGTAACTCATCGTCGTACCGCGGCGAGCGTGACTCATCGCGGGAGTCGCTCTGCCCGAAACGAACGAGGGCCCAGCAGATGCTGGGCCCTCTTGGCTGACAGTAATTCGGCGCAGCCGCGACTAAAAGGCGACCTGGTAGCCGTCCGCTTCGCGCTGTTGCGCCAGGATAAGGCCGCGGGTCTGTTCGCGGTATAGCCGGGCATACGTTCCATTGCGCCGTAGCAGATCGTTGTGTGTGCCGACCTCGGCCACGTTGCCGTGGTCGAGTGCGACGATAAGGTCGGCGGTGACCGCGCTGCGCAGGCGATGGGCGATCAGGAAGACCGTGCGGCCTTCCATCAACCGTTCCATGGCCTCATGAATGAGGTTTTCCGACTCGGAGTCGACCGCCGAAGTTGCCTCGTCCAGGATGACGATCTTCGAGTCTTTCAGAAACGCGCGGGCAATCGCGAGCCGTTGGCGCTGTCCGCCTGACACCTTGACTCCGCGTTCGCCAATAATCGTGTCGAGCCCGTTTGGTGACTGTTCCACGAAGTCACGCAAGCTGGCCTGTTCCAGCGCCTGCCACATCATCTCGTCGGTCGCATCGGGACGCGCGTAGAGG is a genomic window of Candidatus Binataceae bacterium containing:
- a CDS encoding aldehyde dehydrogenase family protein, with amino-acid sequence MHLETKLFIDGEFVAAADGATIAVLNPHDNSRLAEVAEARPADVDQAVAAAWKAFPAWRATAAAERGRLLLKLAEAIEAHADELARIESLDTGHPIRDTRGLDVPRTAATFRYFGGMADKLQGSVVPVEQGLLNYVVREPLGVIGQIVPWNFPVMSTSWKMGPALAAGNCVVLKPAELTPLSSLKVAELVREVGFPPGVVNIIPDYGAVAGQYLAEHPQVTKVAFTGSTVTGRKIVQASSGNLKRIQLELGGKGANIVFEDADLKAAIGGSAFAIFHNQGQACIAGSRLLLHKPIAEPFLEGFLRLAASIRLGDPLDPATEMGPLTSMTHRERVLNYCEVAKQEGGEILIGGKPPADPGLAQGCYVMPTVVRARPSDRVCQEEVFGPFVTVTTFKDETEVVAIANDGVYGLGGGLWTRDLQRAHRVADRLSTGMVWINCYKRVNPGSPFGGVRNSGYGRDMGFEAALDYTAPKSVWVNVDAAIPPFYRR
- a CDS encoding amidohydrolase family protein; the protein is MKSGTSQSAEIRARLKHPIIDSDGHVAEFEPAFFDFLRATAGAEMVEKFKSLSDSPYFFRWYRLTPAQRRDLRAPRMQWWVHPTLQTLDRATSSLPKLLHERLDEMGLDFTIIYPSMGMFMLHMGNDEMRPILCRAYNDMHAQLFSAYSDRMTPAAIIPMHTPREAIAELEHAVRDLKLKAILMPSFVRRPVAEKSARGFWSDNLCIDSEYDYDPVWAKCLELKVAPTFHSPSSGLGFRTSVSNFVYNHIGHFAASAESICKALFLGGVTRRFPQLRFAFMEGGVAWAATLYGDLIGHWQKRNLEAVRNLAPDKLDLPLMRKLFQEYGGDYGEAAVARLGEDRSHLLWGGPEDPSTLDEFARCGISCKEDIRDLFATKFFFGCEGDDKLTALAFDAKKNPMGTRLGAVYSSDIGHFDLPDMRDAAKEAHELVDEGLIDRRDFRDFVFANPVHAKADVNPDFFKGTIVEQDVVRLLAEKPSKGGPE
- a CDS encoding 4-hydroxyphenylacetate 3-hydroxylase N-terminal domain-containing protein, with the translated sequence MMTGEQYKKSLNDDRETFFEGERVRDLVTHPVLGPCASRVAAGYDRWFSPKPDAVSPLMAIPHSAAELKDRIPLTHESDIVSAVTYQSIMTLTTAATRIADALPHYAERIRSYVQGAQHRDIRIVECITDAKGDRSRPPGKQDDPDAYTHVVDRRKDGVVIRGAKLHITGASLSHELMTIPTKAMKPGEESYAIACAVPVNSPGVKIVDTTYAPRHPDSRVFPISSHIHMPEGFVMFDDVFVPNERIFLDGEFAQAAVFAHSLGLWERLGGLSAMAEEADQLVGFAQLIAEANGLAKESHIKEKISEMIIHATLVRAALEAAIANCSINPEGAFPDELYTNAGKYHAAANYNAMVRHLHDISGGSVLTAPSIADFENEVTGPLLRKYMGTMNGVDGEYRARLFHAIRDLTADAYGGWKAVTNVQAGGGLYAQRIVTRRYYDLKGAKEKAMHVAGIKDQVSSN
- a CDS encoding maleylacetate reductase, which codes for MLRFTYQALPARVIFGAGSLERLPDEIQLLGASRALVLATPEQRDQAQAVAGRIGARAVGVFAQATMHVPLATAEAAREEAKRLSADCCVAVGGGSTTGLAKAIALVSALPILAVPTTYAGSEMTPIWGLTEAGIKRTGRDPRVLPRTVIYDPQLTVTLPPLLSATSGMNAVAHCVEALYAEDANPVISLMAEEGIRALATSLPAVVKNPHEIEGRSQALYGAWLAGASLGAVGMALHHKLCHVLGGTFNLPHAETNTVVLPYVVAYNRAAAPKAIARVARALGVDEGAAGLYALAASMGAPTSLGQIGMKESDLDRAADLAVESPYYNPRPVTREGVRGLLEYAFCGRPPTPR
- a CDS encoding LLM class flavin-dependent oxidoreductase, encoding MKIGGFYEHQLPRPWTRDSEHQLLKNALEQVELADRSGYDYVWATEHHFLEEYAHSSAPEIFLAACAARTKNVRVGHGIVQMPPYVNQPARVAERIATLDLISDGRCDFGTGEGACEVELGGFSVPQEEKRALWLEGLQTAVRMLVEEPFTGFEGKYIKAPSRNVVPKPLQQPHPPLWLACSRRETILLAAKLGIGALTFAFVSPDESRQWVRDYYSTLETECEPVGYAINPQIAMACPFLCDRNEQLVRDMTHEHHGFFMYGLGHYAFFGHHEPGKTNLWESYKNQPVKVKIDDPLASASNVQNCVGTPEQIRATLRGFEESGVDQVLFLSQAGKIPHELLMSSIDLFGREVLPAIKERDHQRAKEKAALVERLSEKAMKRKTKPTPPQAPTVIRAAGHH
- a CDS encoding dioxygenase — translated: MKTPTAAGITRNAIARMSKCKDPRLKQIVRSLMNHLHDFAREVKLTPEEWLAGIEFLTAVGHITDEKRQEFILLSDTLGLSAVVDLMANRKGESTATDSSLLGPFFRQGAPMFPIDGDISHGASGEKLMVAGRVLNTAGEPVAGALIDTWQASSDGIYDLQQKNSDQMNFRGRLRTGADGRFRFRSVKPSSYPVPSDGPVGKMLRTLARHPYRPAHVHFKIAAPGYRTLTTALYVAGDRYLDSDVVFGAKKSLVVSYRGSGRNGAASTIEFDFVLDSKESTKKGRRGQLAASM